A window from Primulina eburnea isolate SZY01 chromosome 2, ASM2296580v1, whole genome shotgun sequence encodes these proteins:
- the LOC140823663 gene encoding RNA demethylase ALKBH9B-like, whose product MASEMDQFLLKYNAEELRIAAQFLTKWLPFLSPGLCKTCTLTLSDHVRSLDSEANVTVSTPVIVDHQHCVEYQDNCSTHSTGSRKDSVDDNDCAETFSSGSWKDAADGLSEHPVEESSTSDVIQSAHLTSTPVKKSCVNVAQSPGVKQSWDDVAKSSQMKKSWADMAQKDELKEDEEDEQINKFVNANANDFTGDGTSPKEAKPKVKLSRDQREYIRFGSVKRKKDFECLERVTGRIVNVLDGLELHTGVFSAAEQSRIVRYVEELQEMGRSDQLKDRTYSQPRKWMRGKGRVTLQFGCCYNYAYDKVGNPPGILKNESVDPLPHLFKVMIKRLVRWHVMPPSCVPDSCIVNIYEEGDCIPPHIDNHDFVRPFCTVSFLSECKIIFGSNLKILGPGEFAGSFSIPLPVGSVLVLNGNGADVAKHSVPAVPTKRISITFRKMDRSKWPVDYIPEPDLQGLQPLPDHVDKSRKYSPSRSRSSLSKPAGEREQVDRGRGSNSVHLDARQSIRSNPTRRFSQ is encoded by the exons ATGGCCTCAGAGATGGACCAATTTCTGCTTAAATACAACGCTGAAGAACTCCGAATTGCCGCTCAATTCTTGACCAAATGGCTGCCTTTTCTGTCCCCGGGCCTCTGCAAGACCTGCACGCTAACTCTTTCTGATCACGTCCGATCCCTCGATTCAG AAGCTAATGTCACTGTTTCGACTCCTGTTATCGTGGATCATCAACATTGCGTGGAATATCAGGATAATTGTAGTACCCATTCCACTGGAAGTAGGAAAGATAGTGTGGATGATAATGATTGCGCAGAAACATTTTCATCGGGCAGTTGGAAAGATGCGGCAGATGGGTTGTCAGAACATCCAGTTGAAGAGTCATCAACTAGTGACGTTATCCAGTCAGCACATCTTACGAGCACTCCAGTGAAGAAGTCTTGTGTTAATGTGGCTCAAAGCCCTGGGGTGAAACAGTCTTGGGATGATGTGGCTAAAAGCTCACAGATGAAGAAGTCTTGGGCTGATATGGCTCAGAAAGATGAGCTCAAGGAAGACGAAGAGGACGAACAGATTAATAAGTTTGTCAATGCCAATGCCAATGATTTTACAGGGGATGGAACGTCACCGAAGGAAGCAAAACCGAAGGTGAAATTGTCCAGGGATCAGAGAGAATACATTCGCTTTGGCAGTGTGAAGAGGAAGAAGGATTTCGAATGTCTGGAAAGGGTTACTGGGAGAATAGTAAATGTACTAGATGGGCTGGAGTTACATACTGGTGTTTTCAGTGCTGCAGAACAGAGTCGGATTGTTCGGTATGTTGAAGAGCTTCAAGAGATGGGAAGGAGTGATCAGTTGAAAG ATCGCACCTACTCTCAGCCTCGAAAGTGGATGAGGGGAAAGGGACGTGTAACACTCCAATTTGGTTGCTGTTACAATTATGCCTAT GATAAAGTTGGTAATCCACCAGGCATCCTCAAGAATGAAAGTGTAGATCCTTTACCTCATCTATTCAAGGTTATGATAAAAAGGCTTGTTAGGTGGCACGTTATGCCACCATCTTGTGTTCCTGACAGCTGCATCGTCAACATTTATGAAGAAGGAGATTGTATACCACCTCATATTGATAATCATGATTTTGTCAGACCATTTTGTACCGTTTCATTTCTCAGTgagtgtaaaataatatttggGTCAAACTTGAAAATACTCGGTCCTGGTGAATTTGCTGGTTCATTTTCTATCCCCCTACCAGTCGG GTCGGTTCTTGTTCTCAACGGAAATGGGGCTGATGTGGCTAAACACTCTGTGCCTGCAGTTCCCACAAAGAG GATATCAATTACCTTTAGGAAAATGGATAGATCTAAATGGCCCGTCGATTATATCCCTGAACCTGATCTGCAAGGGCTGCAACCGCTGCCAGATCACGTGGATAAATCAAGGAAATACAGTCCTTCAAGAtccagaagttctttgagtaaGCCAGCTGGCGAAAGAGAGCAGGTAGACAGAGGTAGGGGATCAAATAGTGTACATTTGGATGCTCGTCAGTCAATCAGATCAAACCCAACAAGGAGGTTCAGTCAGTAG